The genomic region ATCAACAAAGCCAACGTCGAGTATATAACCGCCATCAATCTAACACTTATCCAACAGAATTACGTGTTGATGACATCAGTTTTGGCATTGATGCGCCGGCACACGGCCATCTAGGCATTATTAAAGACGAGCAGCACTGTTATTTAGCCTTTGGTGAGCAGCGCTTAATTAACTGTGACCAATTACCATTAGCTGGCCAGCATAACTATTTAAACTGTTTGGCCGCCTTAGCATTAGGTTATTGTGCAGGCTGGTCGATGACAATGATGGCTCGCGCATTATTGTCGTTTGAGGGGTTAGCGCATCGCTGTAAACAGGTTGACAGTGGTGATGACATTATTTGGATAAATGACTCTAAAGCCACCAATATTGGCGCAACCTTAGCCGCTATAGAGGGACTGGTGCACCCACGCCGACGTTTAATCTTAATTGCGGGCGGTGATGGTAAAGGTGCCGATTTTAGCGAATTACAGCCAGGCATTAGCATGGTCGATGAGCTCATCACACTAGGTAAAGACGGTCCTGAGATTGCTCAATTAAAAGCCAATAGTATTGAAGTACATAGTCTTGAACAAGCGGTACAACAAGCGCGCAATATAGCCGAGCCTGGTGACATGGTGCTATTGTCGCCGGCGTGTGCAAGCATCGATATGTTTAATAACTACATGCAGCGTGGCGATATGTTTATTGCGGCCATTCGAGGTGAGCAATAATGAGCTCGACCGTGCCTGAAACCATACGAGATAATATGCGTCAGTTATCGTTACCATCATGGCTGTTAAACTCGCATGAGCAGCAACGTCCGGCGATGTTTGACCGCGGCTTTGTGGTGATCGCACTGGCTTTGTATGCAATTGGCCTGGTTATGGTTGCCAGCGCTTCGTTACCTATTGGTGAGAAACTGCATAACAACCCGTTTCACTTTATGTTTCGCCATTGTTTTTATGTGGTTTTGAGCTTGACTCTTGCTGCCGGCGCACTGCAAGTAAGCATGGCGACGTGGCAAAGAGTGAGCTGGTTATTGTTACTGCTGGCGATTGCATTATTGGTGGCGGTACTCTTTATAGGGCGCACGGTTAATGGCTCGACACGCTGGATAGCTATCGGCCCTATTAACATTCAAGCGGCAGAACCTGCCAAATTATTTTTCTTTTGTTATTTATCTGCTTATTTAGTGCGCAGACGAGACGAAGTGATGGATAATTTATGGGGCTTTTCAAAACCGTTCTTGGTATTATTCGTGCTTGCTTTATTGTTATTAGCCGAGCCAGATTTAGGTACGGTTATTGTTATGGGCTGTACAGCGCTAGGCTTGTTATTTCTTGCTGGTGCTAAGCTATGGCAATTTGGTGCCATTGTAGTTGCGGTGTTTTCTGCGTTTTTCAGCTTGGCTTATTTTGAGCCATACCGATGGCGTCGAGTGACGTCGTTTTTACAACCATGGGCTGACGAATTTGGCAGTGGTTATCAATTAACCCAGTCGTTAATGGCATACGGACGTGGCGAAGTGTTCGGTATTGGCTTGGGTAATGGTATTCAAAAACTCGATTACTTACCTGAAGCGCATACCGATTTTGTGATGGCTGTGGTGGGTGAAGAATTTGGTTTTATGGGCATCGTATTATTGCTCGCGGTGATTTTGGCGCTGGTTATTAAAGCGCTGTTGTTAGGTAAGCGTGCGCTTGCCAATGAAAAATATTTTGAAGGATTTTTTGCTTACGCTATTGGTATCTGGCTGAGTTTTCAAGCGGCAGTTAATGTAGGAGCAAGCGCAGGGGTATTCCCAACCAAAGGTTTAACCATGCCTTTGATAAGCTACGGTGGTAGTTCAATGCTGGTTATGACACTGGCGATTGTGGTGTTAATCCGCATCGACCATGAGCTGAGACTGCAAACGATACAAGCGACAGTTAAAAACGACGCTGGCGGTAATAAAAGTCGGCGAGTGAAAACAACAAATAAGGAAGAGGGCGTCAGCAGTGAATAAACGTCCAACTATTTTAATTATGGCCGGTGGTACAGGCGGTCACATTTTTCCAGGACTTGCCGTTGCTGAATACCTTCAGCAGCAAGGCTGGCATGTGCACTGGTTAGGGACGGCAGATCGCATGGAAGCCGATATTATTCCCGCCCATGGCATCGATATTTCATTTATTAATATTGCTGGATTACGCGGCAAAGGCTTGAAATCTAAATTAACAATGCCATTTAAGGTGTTGCAATCGGTGATCCAATCACTACGCGTTGTGAACAAAGTGCGTCCTGATGTGGTTTTAGGCATGGGTGGCTATGCTAGCGCGCCGGGGGCAATTGCCGCTTGGTTAAAGCGTATACCTTTGGTGCTACACGAGCAAAATGCCGTTGCTGGTATGTCGAATCGCTACTTAGCGAATATCGCCAATAAAGTGCTGAGTGCATTTG from Thalassotalea sp. Sam97 harbors:
- the murD gene encoding UDP-N-acetylmuramoyl-L-alanine--D-glutamate ligase, with protein sequence MQTLFEHKKYVVVLGLGATGLSCARYLVSQGIDFVVIDSRPAPSGQHRLQRIAPNATLYSGAWHSDIIAKADLIIASPGVDINQAEIADYVQADAELIGDVELYCRINRSPKLAVTGSNGKSTVVSLLDHIAKHLHIDSVLAGNIGVPVLDVIEQDCDMVILELSSFQLETMTSLNAVAGTVLNISDDHLDRHKTMDNYQAIKHRIYQQSQRRVYNRHQSNTYPTELRVDDISFGIDAPAHGHLGIIKDEQHCYLAFGEQRLINCDQLPLAGQHNYLNCLAALALGYCAGWSMTMMARALLSFEGLAHRCKQVDSGDDIIWINDSKATNIGATLAAIEGLVHPRRRLILIAGGDGKGADFSELQPGISMVDELITLGKDGPEIAQLKANSIEVHSLEQAVQQARNIAEPGDMVLLSPACASIDMFNNYMQRGDMFIAAIRGEQ
- the ftsW gene encoding cell division protein FtsW, which codes for MSSTVPETIRDNMRQLSLPSWLLNSHEQQRPAMFDRGFVVIALALYAIGLVMVASASLPIGEKLHNNPFHFMFRHCFYVVLSLTLAAGALQVSMATWQRVSWLLLLLAIALLVAVLFIGRTVNGSTRWIAIGPINIQAAEPAKLFFFCYLSAYLVRRRDEVMDNLWGFSKPFLVLFVLALLLLAEPDLGTVIVMGCTALGLLFLAGAKLWQFGAIVVAVFSAFFSLAYFEPYRWRRVTSFLQPWADEFGSGYQLTQSLMAYGRGEVFGIGLGNGIQKLDYLPEAHTDFVMAVVGEEFGFMGIVLLLAVILALVIKALLLGKRALANEKYFEGFFAYAIGIWLSFQAAVNVGASAGVFPTKGLTMPLISYGGSSMLVMTLAIVVLIRIDHELRLQTIQATVKNDAGGNKSRRVKTTNKEEGVSSE